The DNA window TTCTTCGCCGAGGGCGCGCGCGGGCACCTGTCCAAGCACCTGATCGAGAAGTTCGACCTGCGCGCCGATGCGCAACCGCAGACATACGGCCTCGGCATCAAGGAGTTGTGGGACATTCCGGCCGACAAGCACGTGCCGGGCCGGGTGATCCACACCCAGGGCTGGCCGCTGTCCGAAAACGACGCATGGGGCGGGGGCTTCCTCTACCACCAGGCCAACGGACAGGTCGCGCTGGGTTTTGTGACGGCGCTCGATTACGCCAATCCGTACATCTTCCCGTTCGAGGAATTCCAGCGCTGGAAACAGCATCCGGCGATCCGCGAAGTGCTCGAAGGCGGCAAGCGCATTTCCTATGGTGCGCGCGCAATCAACGAGGGTGGCTGGCAATCGGTGCCCAAGCTCGACATGCCGGGCGGCGCGCTGATCGGCTGTTCGGCCGGCTTCGTAAACGTGCCGCGGATCAAGGGTACGCACACCGCGATGAAAAGCGGGATGCTCGCCGCCGATGCCGCCGCCGCCGCAATCAAATCGGGCCGCGCGCAGGATAGCCTCTCCGAATACGATCAGTCGCTGCGCGACAGCTGGATCGCGACCGAATTGAAGCTCGTCCAGAATGCCGAACCGCTGGTCGCCAAATTCGGCGGCGCGATGGGGACGCTGCTGGCGGGTGCGGATCTGTGGATGCGCACGCTCAAGATCGGCCTGCCGATTGCGATGAAGCATCACAAGGACAACGAGGCGCTCCAGCGCGCCGACCTGTTCTCGCCGATCCAGTACCCCAAGCCCGATGGCGTGATCAGCTTCGATCGCCTGTCCTCGGTGTTCCTGTCGAACACCAATCACGAGGAAGACCAGCCGAGCCATCTGGTGCTCAAGGACCCGGACATTCCGGTGGATTACAACCTGCCGGTCTTCGCGGGGCCGTCGGCGCGGTATTGCCCGGCGGGCGTGTACGAGTTCACCGGTGTCGAAGAGGGCAAGCCCCAATTCGTGATCAACGCGCAGAACTGCGTCCACTGTAAGACCTGCGACATCAAGGATCCGCTGCAGAACATCGAATGGACCGTGCCCGAAGGCGGCGGCGGTCCGAACTATCCGAATATGTGATGAGTGAATCCTCCCCCCCGCGGGGAGGATATGACCATGCGCGAAACCGCCTATGCCAAGATCAACCTCGCGCTGCATGTCCGCAAGCGGCGCGAGGATGGCTATCACGAGCTTGAGACGCTGTTCGCGTTCGTCGACGGGGGCGACACGCTCACCGCGCGTTCTGCTGCGAAAGATCGCCTGACGGTCACGGGCGAATTCGCCGGAGCGCTCGACGATCCGTTCGGCAATCTGGTGATGCGCACGCTCGGCAAACTGCCACGGCCCGACGGGCTCGACCTCACGCTCGAGAAAGCGCTTCCGGTCGCGGCGGGGCTGGGCGGCGGTTCGGCCGATGCCGGCGCGGTGTTCCGCCTCGTCGAGGCGATGCATGGCTTGCCCGACGATTGGCATGACCGCGCCACATCGCTGGGGGCCGACGTCCCGGTCTGCGTGAAAAGCGAAACCGCGATCGGCCGCGGGACGGGGGCGGATTTCGTGCCGGGACCAGGCGATCTCGCCGGAACGCCGGTGCTGCTGGTCAATCCGCGCGTTCCGCTCGCCACCGGTCCGGTGTTCCAGGCATGGGACGGCAAGGATCGCGGCGCGCTGTCCGAAGGTACGGCGCGCGAGATCGCGCTGGCGGGCCGGAACGATCTCGAAGCGCCCGCGATCGCGAATTGTCCGGCCATTGCCGAGGTGCTCGATGCGCTGCGCGAGAGCTCCGCGTGGCTGGTTCGCATGTCCGGATCGGGCGCAACCTGCTTTGCGCTGTTCGGCGACGAGTCGGCGCGCGATTCATACGCTTCATTGACACGTGTTCGGCACCCGCAGTGGTGGCAGCTGAAAGGTAATCTGCGATGAGCGATGTCGCCCGCATCGTCGGCGAACCGCGTTTCGGCGGCATCCTGGTGGTCTGCGACCATGGCGGGAAAAGCGTCCCCGACGACGTCGATCTCGGCATCGATCCGGCACTGATCGAGCAGCATATCGGGCACGATATCGGCGTCGCCGAGATCGCCGAGCGGATGGCAAGCAATCCCGGTACGGCTGCTTTTATCGCCAATTTCAGTCGCTTGGTGGTCGACCTCAATCGCGAGGCGAGTGATCCCGCGGCCTTGCCCGAGGAGAGCGACGGGCGCGCCATGCCCGGCAATCGCGACGTCGATCGCGACGCGCGCCTGGCGGCCTACCATGCCCCGTTCCATGCCCGGCTCGAAGCGCAGCTCGACGCCGCGCCCCCCGCGCTGATCCTGTTCCTCCACAGCTTCACCCCCGCCATGCAGACCGACGACACCCCGCGCCCCTGGCAGTGCGGCGTGCTCTACGAGGGCGACGATCGCGGTGCGATGATCGCGAAAATCCTGCTGGAAAAAGAAGGGCTTACCGTCGGCGATCAGCAGCCCTATTCGGGCGCTGTGTACAATGCGACGATCAGCCGCCATGCCGAGGAGCCGGGCAGGCCCTACCTCTATCTCGAAGTGCGGCAGGACCTGATCGGAGATGCAGCAGGTCAGGCCGAGTGGGCCGAATGCCTGCAGCGCGTGTGTAACCGGATCGCGATGGAGTTGATGTGAGACAGCTATTCCTGGTGTCGCTCGCGGCGCTTGCCGCCTGCTCCCAACCCGCCGAATCGGGCGATCCAGCGCCCGCGCCCGAAGGCGAGAGCATCGCCTGCGCGCTGGGGGGAAGCGAGAGTTTCGACAGCCGCTGCATTCTCGAGCGCAAGGACAACGATGTCGTCCTCCACCACCCGGACGGAAGTTTCCGGCGCTTCCTGTTCTACCCCGATGGCGGTGGCCTGGTCGCGGCGGATGGTGCCGACAGTTCGAGCCAGAAGATCGACGGCGACTGGTTGCTGCTGAGTGTGGGCGGCGATCGTTACCGGGTGCCCTTCATCGCGAAGCGCCGCGACGATGGCTGATCCGGTCGTCACCGCCGACGAGATGCGCGCGGCCGAAGAAGCGGCGATCGCAAGCGGCACCTCGGTTGAAGAACTCATGCACCGCGCGGGTGAGGGCGCGGCAGAATGGATCTGGCGTCTCTGCGGTGGACGGGCGGTCACGGTGCTTTGCGGGCCCGGCAACAATGGCGGCGACGGCTATGTCATCGCTCGACACCTGCGCCAACGCGGCGCTTCGGTGAGCGTGGTCGCCCCGCTCGCACCAGACACCGATGCCGCGCGGGCCGCACGCGCCGACTGGGGCGATTCCGTCTCCGAAAGCTGGGACGAGGCAGGCGGCGAGGTGTTCGTCGATGCGCTATTCGGCACCGGCCTATCACGTGGGCTATCCCCCGAGCATCAACAGCTTCTCCACAGGCTCGCCAACAGGCATGTCAACAGCGTTGCAATCGATTTGCCGAGTGGCGTTTCAAGCGATGACGGCGCCCTGTTTGACGATATTCCGAGCTACGATCTCACCGTGGCGCTGGGCGCGCTGAAACCGGCTCATGTCCTGCTTCCCGCCGCGCCGCATCTGAGCATGGTCCGCTGCGTCGATATCGGGCTTGGCGATATCCATTACCGCGCCGAAACTCTCGATCGCCCGCAGATCGCCGCGCCGAAATCGGATGCGCACAAATACTCGCGAGGCCTAGCCTTGGTTGTCGGCGGTGCGATGCCGGGGGCGAGCCTGCTCGCAGCCCGCGCGGCGCAGGGCGCAGGCGCAGGTTTCGTCCAGCTCGCCAGCAACGAAGCAGGCGCGGTCCCGCACGATATCGTTCAGATCGACGGCGAACTCGAACATGCACTCTCGGACGAACGGATCGATGCCGCACTGATCGGGCCCGGCCTGGGACGCGATCAGGACGCGAGCCATCGGCTTCAACGCTCGCTGGCCGCCGGCATCCCGCTCGTCATCGATGGCGACGCATTGCGCATCATCACGCCCGCCGCGACCCGGTTCGAGCGCGAATGGGATGACAGCATCCTCACGCCGCATGAAGGCGAACTCGCCTCGCTCGAGGAGAATGGCGGGCTGGAAAAGCGCGGAAGCAAGCTCGATCGCGCGCGCCGGGTGGCCGATACCTATGGCACCATCGTCATCGCCAAGGGGCCGGATACGATCATCGCTTCACCCGACGGACACTGCGTCTGCGCGCCGCGTTCGCCGAGCTGGCTCTCGGTGGCAGGATCGGGCGACGTGCTCGCAGGCATCGCCGTGGCCCGGCGCGCGACCAGCGAGGATGGCGATGCCTTCGATGCGGCTTGCGAGGCCGTATGGTTGCATGCCGAGGCCGGGCGAATCGCGGGTGCCTCCTTCGCTGCAGGCGAGCTTGCCAATTGCGTGCGCGCGGCGCTGGAGCGCTGCCTGTGAGCGAGACGATCATCCGCTTGGCCGCGCGCGGCGATGGCGTCACGGCGAATGGCAGGCACGTTGCGGGTGCGGTGACGGGCGACGAAGTGAGCGAGGACGGTGCGATCGAACCCGGTCCGCATCACGTCGATCCGCCGTGCCGGCATTTCCCGCAATGCGGCGGGTGCCAGCTCCAGCATGCCGATGCGGTAGCCCTCGAGCAATTCGTGCGCGAGTGCGCGTCTTCGGCGGCCGAGGGGCAGGGGATCGACGTCGGGACGGTGCAGCCCGCGCAACTCTCCCCTCCCAAGACGCGCCGCCGCGCGACGCTTCATGCGATGCGCGCCAGCGGCCGGATCGTGATCGGCTTCCGTGAGGAGAAGTCGCACCGGATCGTCGATCTGGCTGAGTGCCACGTGCTCGACCCTGCGCTGTTTGCGCTGGTTCAGCCACTGCGCGATCTGCTGACGGCGTGGCCGGGCAAGCTCGCGCTCGATATCGTGCTCACGCTTGCCGACCAGGGTATCGATTGCCTGCTGTCGGGGCTCAAGGTCGAAGAGCTCGCGCAGGAAGAGCTGCTGCGCGATTTTGCAGGACATTATTCCCTCGCGCGGCTCGCGGTTGATGACGGGCTCGGCCCGGAGAACCGGTGGGAGCCCGAGCCGGTAACGATCACGCTGGGCGGGATTCCCGTCACCATGCCGCACGGCGCGTTCCTGCAGGCGACACCGCAAGGCGAGGCGGCGCTGGTCGGTGCGGTGGTCGAGTGGGTTGCCGGGGCGAGGGTGGTGGCCGACCTGTTTTCAGGGCTGGGCACCTTCTCCTTCCCGCTGGCCGAAGGGCGCAAGGTCCTGGCGGTCGAGGCGTCACGCGATGCGCATCTGGCGTGCAAGGCGGCGGCGGGCGTATCGCGCCGCGATGTGCATGCGCTTCACCGCGATCTCTACCGCAATCCGCTGCGGCCCGAGGAAATGGCCGGTTGCGACATGGTGGTGCTCGATCCGCCGCGTGCGGGAGCGCGGGCGCAGGTCGAGCAACTCGCGGCCTCCAAGGTGGAGCGGATCGCCTATGTCAGCTGCAACCCGGTAAGCTGGGCGCGCGATTGCCGTGCGCTGGTCGACGCCGGATGGCGCTGCATCGAGCTGCGCCCGGTCGGCCAGTTCCTGTGGTCCACCCATATCGAGCTCGCGAGCCTGTTTGTCCGCGAGCCCGAAGGCGGCTAAAACGGGCGCGGGCCGAGCGGGATGTCGAACACCGCAATCCCGCCGATGAAGACCAGCGCGAGCAGGACCACCATAGACAGCGAATAGAGCGCAAAGCGGACCATCACGCGGTTGATCGTGGCCTGCACCAGCGAGTGCAATACGCGCAAGCCGACATAGGCCCAGCCCAGCCACATCGCCATGCCATCTCCCGCACCGATGATCGCGAGCACGATGGCGACCGCATAGAACACCGTCGGTGCCTCATGCAGATGGTTGTAATTGTGCGTCTTCCACTGGGCCTCGGGCGGCAGCTGACGACCCATTTCTGCGGTGTCGCGGGCGTCGTCGGGCTCGATCCCCGCTGCGTTCATCGCGGGGATCCGGGCGAGGTACATCCAGAACCACATCACCATCGTCCACGCCGCCAGCGCGACGACGGGCTGGAGGATTCCCATCCCGATCATCCGAGCGGTCCACTGCCGGCGAACAGCGTGACGCTGAGCGCGCGCAGGACGAGTACGAGCAGGCACAGCGTCGAGAGGATGAACAGCACGAAGCGCACTGGCACGCGATTGACCGTGGCCTGCCACAGTGAGTGGACGATCCGGATCGCGACATAGGCCCAGGCGAACATCGCATCGAGCCCGTTGGCGCCCATGATCGCGAGGATGATGACGGTGGGATAGAAGATCGTCGGCTGTTCCATCAGGTGCGCATAATTGTGCGCCTTCCACTGGACCTGCGGCGGCAGTACGCCTTCCAGATCCTGCCCGCGCCCGCCCGGAGGGGCTTTCGACAAGTCCATCTCGGCCTTGGACATGGCCGGGAAACGCGTCCCCGCGGTCCAGAACAGCATGATGATCGACCAGAACACCAGCACGGCGGCCGGAGCGAGTATTTGAGCCTGCATTTCTATCCCCTCTGTGAACCGGCGAGCCTAGGCGAGTGCGGTGCGAATGCAAGCACGCCCAAGCCGCTTATCCCAGCAGCGTTTCGGCAAAACGCGCCGCATCGGTGTTCCCTCCGGTGAGCATCACGACCGTGTGGGAATCGACCGGCACCTTGCTCGCCAGCACCGCCGCCAGCGCCACCGCGCCGCCGGGTTCGACCACAAGGTTGAGCTGACCGAAGGCGAAGCGTTGCGCCGCGCGCACTTCATCGTCGGTCACGGTGACACCCGGTTCGGCGCGCCCGCGCAGGACATCGAGATTGATCTGTTTGGTGGCGGTGGGCTGGAGCGCGTCGCAGATCGTGCGGGGCGCATCGGGCGCAGCGTGGACGATCTCGCCTGTCGCCAGTGCCCGACCCACCATGTCCCAGCCCTCGGGCTCGACCGGCACGATCGCGCTGCCGGGACAGCCGAGCGCGAGGCCCGCCGTCAGCCCGCCGCCGCCGCAGCACACGACGAAGCGCGAAGGTGCGGTGCCGAGCTGGGCAGTCGCTTCGACGCCTGCGCTGCCCTGGCCCTCGATCACCCATGGATCGCCGAACGCATGGACCAACGTGGGCGCCGCTCCGTTCCGCTCGGCCCGCTCCGCAATCAGTTTCGCCGCGACCTCGTCGCGATCCTCGCCGGGCCGGTCGTAGAGGACGATTTCGGCGCCCAGCGCGCGGGTCGCTTCGAGCTTCACCTGAGGCGCGTCGCGCGGCATCACGATCGTTGCATCGATCCGTAGCCGCCGTGCTGCCCAGGCGACGCCTTGCGCATGATTGCCGCTCGACACTGCGACCACGCCCGCGCGTCGTTCCGCGTCGGTGAGGTTGGCCAGGCGCCACCATCCGCCGCGGATCTTGAACGCGCCGATCGGTTGCAGGCTTTCGACCTTGGCACGGCACGTCACGTCGCCGATCGTGATCGGCAATAGCGGCGTGGGCGGCAGGATCTCGGCGATCGAACGGGCCGCGGCTTCGACGCCTTCGCGAGTCGGAGTGCGCAGCCTACTCATCGGTTCGTCGCTCCTGCAGCACGGATGGACCGCGTGTTACACAGTCCAGACAAGAAAAAGCATCCGATTGCACGACGCCCGGTCAGCGGGAAAAGCGATGAAGGGGCGGGAAGTATCATGCCGTCCTTCTGCCCGTTTGCGTGCGGGTAGGAAAGCCTCGGATCATGTTGCGATGCCAGTGCATTGGATTATGTGGGCGGCAGAAAAACGGTCCCGGCATACGCAGGGACATTCAACGCACACGAGACAAGGCCCGCCTTCACAGGGGGCGCAGAAAGAGACGAACATGAGCAAGGTATTGGTGATTGGCGCGGGTGGAGTGAGCTCGGTCTGCGTGCACAAGATGGCCCAAGTAAACAAGGATGGGAACGCCGACATTTTCGGCGAAATCCACCTCGCGAGCCGCACCAAGTCGAAGTGCGACAGCATTGCCGCCAGCGTGAAAAAACGCACTGGCGAGACGGTGGCGACCTACGAGATCGACGCCGAGGAAGTCCCGGCGATGATCAATCTCATCCGCAAAATCGAGCCGAGCCTCGTCGTGAACCTCGCGCTGCCGTACCAGGATCTGCCGATCATGGATGCGTGCCTCGAAGCAGGCGTCGATTACCTCGACACCGCCAATTACGAACCCAAGGACGAGGCCAAGTTCGAATACAAGTGGCAGTGGGCCTATCACGACCGCTTCCGGGAAGCGGGCCTGATGGCGCTGCTGGGTTCGGGCTTCGATCCGGGCGTCACCAGCGTCTTCACCATGTGGCTCAAGAAGCACAAGCTGAAGAGCATTCGCCAGCTCGACATCCTCGATTGCAATGGCGGCGATCACGGCCAGGCCTTTGCCACCAACTTCAACCCGGAAATCAACATCCGCGAAGTGACCGCGCCCGCGCGGCATTGGGCCAAAAAACCGGGGGAAGCCGGCGAATTCGTCGAGACCCCGGCAATGGGCAAGAAGATCACCTTCGATTTCGAAGGCGTGGGCGAGAAGAACGCCTACATGATGTATCACGAGGAGCTCGAAAGCCTTGCCAAGTTCAATCCCGAACTGGAGCGCGCGCGCTTCTGGATGACCTTCGGCGATGAATACATCAAGCACCTGACCGTGCTGCAGAATGTCGGCATGACCCGGATCGACCCGATCAAGTACAAGGGCCAGGAAATCATCCCGCTGCAATTCCTCGCCGCCGTGCTGCCCAAGCCCGAAAGCCTCGGCGAAACGACCAAGGGCAACACCAATATCGGCGTCATCGCCACCGGCGAGGCGCTCGACGGCAGCGGCGAAAAGACGTTCTACATCAACAATATCTGCAGCCACGAAGCGGCTTACGAGGAAACGGGCAACCAAGCCGTGTCCTACACCACCGGCGTGCCCGCGATGATCGGCTCTGCGATGATGGTCACTGGCAAATGGTCGGGCGACGGCGTGTTCAACATGGAAGAAATGGACCCCGATCCGTTCATGGACATGCTCAACGAACACGGCCTGCCGTGGCAGGTGAAGGAACTCGACGGGCCGGTGGATTTCTGACCATATGCATATCGGTGGCACCTCTATAGAGGCCGTCAAAGGCGATATCGTCACGATGGAATTCGATGCCATCGTCAATGCCGCCAATTCCTCGCTACTGGGCGGGGGCGGCGTAGACGGTGCGATCCACCGCGCGGCTGGACCGGACCTTGTTCACGAATGCCGCTTGCTCGGCGGCTGCAAGACCGGACAGGCAAAAGCGACGAAGGGCTATCGCCTGCCCGCGAAGCACATCATCCACACCGTGGGCCCGGTTTGGCGCGGCGGCGAAAACGGTGAAGCCGAGCTTTTGGCGAGCTGTTACCGGGAATCACTGGATCGCGCGATCGAAGTCGGTGCGCGAACGCTCGGCATCCCGGCCATTTCGACGGGTATCTATGGTTATCCGCTCGACAAGGCTGCGAAGGTCGCGGTCGATACGATCGCAATCTTTGTCCGCGACAGGCCGGGTGCATTCAAACATATCGCGCTGGTCTGTTTCGACGCTAAGGCGCTGACTGCGTTTAACGCCGCGCTGGAGGCCGTTTGAATAGCCATAGCGAACGAGCGATCAGCCGTTCGCTCGACGTCCTGAATACGCCAGTGCCAGCCTGATCGCCGCCCATACAACGCCCAGTGCCGCGGTTGCCTTCAGCAGCAGCGCCATGTCGGGCTGGTAGATGGCAAGCGTCGAGATCGAGACACCGAACAGCTGCGGGATCAGCACCAGGCACACCCACGCCACCGCCGCCATGGCGAGCAGCGGGAACCACAGGCTGAAACGGCCGAAAGCGCTCGATCGTTTGGAGCGCAATGCGCCGCGCTTTGCCCACGCCCAGACGATCGCCAGCAGCAGGATCAGCGGCGCGGCGGCCAGCGCGAGGAAATTGATTTTCCGCATCGTGCGGCCACTGTCGTCGGCCTGCGGGAGGTCGAGCGCGCGTGCGACGAGGCCGAACCGCAAATCGGTCGTCTCGGCAAAACCCATGCCGCCATTGGCGTTGGTCAGCACGACGACGCCGCGCCGCTGCGCCGGGATCATCGCCGCGATGGTCTCGAAGCCGGGGCTGAGCCCGGTGTGGTAAGCGCTGCCGTCCTCGGCATCGAGCATCCACCCGAACCCGTAGCCGGGGGAGGCATCGCTCGCTGGCTCCAGCATCCGGGTCTTGCCGGCTGCGCTAAGGATATCGTCCCTGCCGTTCATCATCATCCGCAGGTAACGCGCGAAATCGTTCGCCGTGGAGACGATCCCGCCTTGCGGCGCGGAGCCGAGGCCGGGAGCTGGCGCGCCGGTCCGCCGCATCGATCCGAACCAGGGTGAGTATCCTTGTGCCAATTCCGTGTGCTGTTCGTCGCCCGAGACGTAGGTGTGGTCCATGCCGATCGGCCGGAGGATGTTGGCCGTGATATAGGCCGGGTAGGGAAAGCCGCCGACCCGCTCGATCACGCGGCCCAGGATCAGGTAATTGGCGTTGGAATATTCCCATCGGGGGCCGGGCGAATACGCCGGTTGCTGCTGCGCATACCAGGTCGCGCGGCGGGCAATGGCATCGGCACCGGTGTCGGTCTGGGTGGGCGCGCTGTTGCCCTGCAAGGTCGAATATCCGCTTGTATGGCTCAGCAATTGCCGGATCGTGATCGCGCCTGCGGGCCGCCCCTTGAAGTCCGGCAGGTAGTCGGAAACCGGCGCATCGGGATCGATCTTGCCCGCTTCGACCAATTGCATGATCGCCAGCGCGGTGAAGCTTTTCGAGATCGAGCCGAGCAGGAACGGCGTGTCGGGAGTCACAGGCTGCGTGCCATCGGACGTGCCGCGTGCACCGGTGGTAACGGTGTCGCCCTCGATCACCGCCCAGGCCACGCCGGGTAGGGCGGACTGCTCCATCCGTGCATCGACGAAGTCGCCCAGTTCGCTCGCCGCCGCTGGCGATATGATTGCCATCAACAGCGCGAACAGCGCCAATATGCGGAGCATTCTCCGTCTCCCCCGGTTCACGCGACCCGCGACTTTGCACGCATTGGCCTGGCATCGATCGTTCGCGCGGTCACAAATCCTCGACCGGTGCATGACAAGGCTCGACTGTGTCCCTATCTGACGAGCCATGGAAACCAAAGCCGGCGATCCGGGCGCCTTTCGCCATTTCGACCTCAGCCGGGTCGACAGTCCCTCCTTCGTCATCGACGCGGCCAAGCTGCGCGCCAATTGCCAGATACTGGCCGAGATCCGCGACGAGGCCGACATCAAGGTGCTGGCCGCGCTCAAGGCGTTCAGCATGTGGAGCGTCGCCCCGCTGATCGGGGAATATCTCGACGGCGTGTGCACCTCGGGCCTGTGGGAAGCGCTGCTCGCTTCCGAACATTACGATGGCGAGATCACGACCTATTGCGCGGCCTACAAGCCCGAGGACATCCCCGAGGTCTGCCGGCTGTCCGACCATGTGATCTTCAACTCCCCGGCGCAGATTGCGCGCGCCGCGCTGATCCTCGAGCAGGAGCGCGCGCGCGGCAACGATTTCGACGTCGGCCTCAGGATCAATCCGCAAGTGCCGACCGGCGAAGTGCCGCGCTACGATCCCTCCAGCCCCGGCTCGCGCCTGGGCTTCCCGATCGACCAGCTAACCGACGAGCATATGCAGGGCGTCACCGGCATCCACTTCCACAATCTGTGCGAGCAGGATTTCGAGCCGCTCCACCGCACCTGGGACAAGGTGTTCGATGCGATCGAGCCGTATTTCGACCAGCTCGACTGGATCAATATGGGCGGAGGACACCACATCACCCGCGCCGATTACCAGCGCGAGGAACTGGTCGAATTCCTGAAGGACGCAAAGGAAGACACCGGCTGCGAAATCTATCTCGAGCCGGGCGAGGCGGTGGCGCTCGATGCGGGGATTCTCGTCGGCACCATTCTCGATACCGGGGTCAACGAAGTGCCGTTCGCGATCACCGACGTTTCCGCCACCTGCCACATGCCCGATGTGATCGAGGCACCCTATCGCCCGGCGATGCTGGACGAGCAGGGCGAGGGCACACCGGTGCGGCTCGGCGGTCCGTCCTGCCTCGCGGGCGACGTGATCGGCGATTACATGATGCCCGGCACATGCGAGCCCGGCGCGCGCTTCGCGTTTCTCGACCAGGCGCATTACTCGATGGTCAAGACAACGACCTTCAACGGTGTGCCGCTACCCTCGATCTGGCTGTGGGACAGCGAGACCGACCAGCTCGAGCAGATCCGCAAGTTCGGCTACCGCGATTTCCGCGACCGGCTGAGCTAGGTTCGCCGCTCCTTATCGAGCGTGTTGGCGAGATCGGCGAGGGTCCCGAACTGCTCGCAGGTCCGCTCCAGCAATGCGCGGTCGCGGCTGCTGTCGAGCGAACCGCTTTCGAACATGTTTTTGAGTTCGACGATCACCAGCAGCTGTCCCTCGTGGAACAGGGTGCGGATGTCCTTCCCCGCAAACGCATCCTCGATCGCGATCAGCCGCTCGCAATACAGGGGATCGACCAGATAGCGGGCTTCGGTCTGGTCGGTGGTATAGAGGTCGAACGCGTCTTCGAATTCGGGATGGACGAGCTCGGCAAGGTCGAGCTGGCAATCACCAAGGGAAATCGCATCCTTGCGCCCGCCGATCAGGAACTTGCGATAGCGTCCATCGCGAGTGAGGAGGGTGGTGCCATGGAACGGGGTGCCGAAGCCGAAGCGCATGATCGCGCCGCGAAACACGGTGACATAATGCGAGTTCTTCCCGTTGGAGCGCTTCTGTTCGAGATGCGCTTCGAACAGTTCGAACGGGTGGCCGGCAATCTCGCCGCTCCAGAAATCCTCGAAGCTGCTGCGGGTGTAGCCGGGTAGCATGTCGAACGCGCGGGCGAGCGCGAAGCTGGCTCCCGCTTCGCGCTTTTCCTCGTACATCAGGCCGACCGCTTCGGCGATCGCGCTGTTGATCCCGGTCTTCATCCGGTTGATCGCCTCGG is part of the Alteriqipengyuania halimionae genome and encodes:
- a CDS encoding carboxynorspermidine decarboxylase, translated to METKAGDPGAFRHFDLSRVDSPSFVIDAAKLRANCQILAEIRDEADIKVLAALKAFSMWSVAPLIGEYLDGVCTSGLWEALLASEHYDGEITTYCAAYKPEDIPEVCRLSDHVIFNSPAQIARAALILEQERARGNDFDVGLRINPQVPTGEVPRYDPSSPGSRLGFPIDQLTDEHMQGVTGIHFHNLCEQDFEPLHRTWDKVFDAIEPYFDQLDWINMGGGHHITRADYQREELVEFLKDAKEDTGCEIYLEPGEAVALDAGILVGTILDTGVNEVPFAITDVSATCHMPDVIEAPYRPAMLDEQGEGTPVRLGGPSCLAGDVIGDYMMPGTCEPGARFAFLDQAHYSMVKTTTFNGVPLPSIWLWDSETDQLEQIRKFGYRDFRDRLS
- a CDS encoding saccharopine dehydrogenase family protein, which gives rise to MSKVLVIGAGGVSSVCVHKMAQVNKDGNADIFGEIHLASRTKSKCDSIAASVKKRTGETVATYEIDAEEVPAMINLIRKIEPSLVVNLALPYQDLPIMDACLEAGVDYLDTANYEPKDEAKFEYKWQWAYHDRFREAGLMALLGSGFDPGVTSVFTMWLKKHKLKSIRQLDILDCNGGDHGQAFATNFNPEINIREVTAPARHWAKKPGEAGEFVETPAMGKKITFDFEGVGEKNAYMMYHEELESLAKFNPELERARFWMTFGDEYIKHLTVLQNVGMTRIDPIKYKGQEIIPLQFLAAVLPKPESLGETTKGNTNIGVIATGEALDGSGEKTFYINNICSHEAAYEETGNQAVSYTTGVPAMIGSAMMVTGKWSGDGVFNMEEMDPDPFMDMLNEHGLPWQVKELDGPVDF
- a CDS encoding serine hydrolase domain-containing protein, producing the protein MLRILALFALLMAIISPAAASELGDFVDARMEQSALPGVAWAVIEGDTVTTGARGTSDGTQPVTPDTPFLLGSISKSFTALAIMQLVEAGKIDPDAPVSDYLPDFKGRPAGAITIRQLLSHTSGYSTLQGNSAPTQTDTGADAIARRATWYAQQQPAYSPGPRWEYSNANYLILGRVIERVGGFPYPAYITANILRPIGMDHTYVSGDEQHTELAQGYSPWFGSMRRTGAPAPGLGSAPQGGIVSTANDFARYLRMMMNGRDDILSAAGKTRMLEPASDASPGYGFGWMLDAEDGSAYHTGLSPGFETIAAMIPAQRRGVVVLTNANGGMGFAETTDLRFGLVARALDLPQADDSGRTMRKINFLALAAAPLILLLAIVWAWAKRGALRSKRSSAFGRFSLWFPLLAMAAVAWVCLVLIPQLFGVSISTLAIYQPDMALLLKATAALGVVWAAIRLALAYSGRRANG
- a CDS encoding DUF3137 domain-containing protein → MIERPDAAQLMSGPLGEWLQTQHDVRRQAKAASNKRFLIVVPCLLVGALLWWAIIPDIGAMRPFIYVAIAMFALFWAYRPRAEAINRMKTGINSAIAEAVGLMYEEKREAGASFALARAFDMLPGYTRSSFEDFWSGEIAGHPFELFEAHLEQKRSNGKNSHYVTVFRGAIMRFGFGTPFHGTTLLTRDGRYRKFLIGGRKDAISLGDCQLDLAELVHPEFEDAFDLYTTDQTEARYLVDPLYCERLIAIEDAFAGKDIRTLFHEGQLLVIVELKNMFESGSLDSSRDRALLERTCEQFGTLADLANTLDKERRT
- a CDS encoding O-acetyl-ADP-ribose deacetylase; this translates as MHIGGTSIEAVKGDIVTMEFDAIVNAANSSLLGGGGVDGAIHRAAGPDLVHECRLLGGCKTGQAKATKGYRLPAKHIIHTVGPVWRGGENGEAELLASCYRESLDRAIEVGARTLGIPAISTGIYGYPLDKAAKVAVDTIAIFVRDRPGAFKHIALVCFDAKALTAFNAALEAV